TAGTGCTCCCCCCGCCGGTAGACCAGACCGTCGGCCTTGGGTGGGCGCAGCCGCTGGGAGGCCAGCGACAGCACCAGCAGCGTGGTGAGGTGCGGGGTGAAGAAGACGATGCCCTCGGGCAGCCGCTCGACGGTGAGGAAGCCGACGAGCGCAGCCACCGCAAAGGCCCCGGCGAGCACGGCTTGCACGATCTTGCGGCGCCGCGCCTGGTAGGCGGCGACCCCGGCGAGCAGGACGGCGACGAGCAGCAGCAGCGCGACGACCGCGGTCTGGCTGCGCAGCTGCAGGGCGTCGGCGAAGCCGAACAGGCCCGCGCCGGCCGCCAGCCCGCCGGGCCGCCAGTTGCCGAAGATCAGCGCGGCCAGGCCGATGAAGCCGCGGCCGCCGGTCTGCCCCTCGCGGTAGATGCCGGCGACGAAGACGAGGAAGACACCGCCCAGGCCGGCCAGGGCCCCGGACACGATGACCGCCAGGTACTTCAGCCGGTAGACCGGCACGCCCAGGGAGTCCGCGGCGGCGGGGTTCTCCCCGCAGGCGCGCAGCCGCAGGCCGAAGGCGGTCCGCCACAGCAGCAGGTAGGAGACCGGGACGAGCAGCACGGCCGCCAGGGTGAGCAGGCCCACCCCGCTCGTCAGCCCGCGCAGCAGCCCGGCCAGGTCGCTGACGCCGAACCAGCCCTGGCGCTCCAGGTCGCCGAGCAGGTCCGGGCCGGAGGACAGCACCGGCAGGGAGAACGACGGCGGCTCGCTGGACAGCGACGGGGACTGGGTCGGGCCGCCGCCGCTGCCCTCGGTGAACAGCAGCTCGGACAGGAAGCGGACGACGCCCTCGGCGAGGATGTTGATCGCCACGCCGGAGACGACGTGGTCCACGCCGAAGGTGACCGTGGCGATCGCGTGCAGCAGGCCGCCGGCCGCGCCGAAGACCAGCCCGCCGACCACCGCGCCGGCCCAGCCCCACTGGTAGCCGGCCCAGCCGGCGCCCCAGGTGCCGAGGATCATCATCCCCTCGAGGCCGATGTTGACCACGCCCGCGCGTTCGGACCACAGCCCGCCGAGGGCCGCCAGGCCGATGGGGACGGCGAGCAGCAGGGCCGCGGACAGGGTCGAGGACGAGGTGAGCTCCTGCTCGCCGGAGACCACCCGGACCAGCGAGAACAGCAGCCACAGGCCGGCGAGCAGCCAGACCACCCGCCGGGCCCGGCCGCCGCCCATGAGCAGGTCGGTGAGCGGGCCACGGCTGGGCTGCCCGGTGCGGGTGGGTGCCTGGGTGCTCATCGCCGCACGTCCTCGGGGGTGCCGGGGACACCGGTCTGCACCCGCTGCCCGCCGTCGGGGGCCGTGGGCGGGGCCGCGCCGTCCGCGCCCGGGTCGGGGCCGGGACCGTCGGTCGCGCCGGCCCGCTCGGCGGAGCGCAGCGCCAGCCGGCGGGCGATCTCGTTGGCGACGACGACGGCGAGCACGATCGTGCCCTGGATGATCGTGACGACCGAGGCCGGGATGTCGGCGAACTGCAGCGGCAGCGCCGCGCGGTCGAGGAAGGCGAACAGCAGCGCGGCCAGCGCGATGCCCAGCGGGGAGCTGCGGCCCAGCAGCGCGACGGCGATGCCGAGGAAGCCCAGCCCCGCGGTGAACTCGGTGCCGTAGTCGTACTGCACGCCGAGCAGGTCCGGCAGGCCGATCAGCCCGGCGATGGCCCCGGAGATGAGCATCGTCTTGACCACCATGCCCCGGGCGTCGACGCCGCTGGCCGTGGCCGCCGACGGCGACAGGCCGGTGGCCCGCAGGTCGAAGCCGAAGCGGGTGCGCTGCAGCAGCACCGCGACGACGACGCCGACCACCACGGCGACCGGCAGGAAGCCGTGCAGGGCGCTGCGCGGCTCGGCCAGGCCCAGCGCGGTGAGCAGCCCGTTGAGGCTGGGCACCCGGCCGGACTCGGGGATCTCGCTGGTGGTGATGATCGAGGCACCCGGCGGGCTGCCGCGCAGCGGGCCGGTGAGCAGGAAGGACGCCAGGCCCAGCGCGATGAAGTTGAGCATGATCGAGCTGATGACCTCGCTGACGCCGCGGGTCACCTTGAGCACGCCGACGATGCCGGCCCACAGCGCGCCGACCGCCATCGCCACGACGACGATGAGCAGCACGTGCAGCGGGCCGGGCAGCGCGACGGCGGCGCCGACCGCGGCGGCCAGGATGGTCGCCAGCCGGTACTGGCCCTCCACGCCGATGTTGAACAGGCCCATCCGGAACGCGACGGCGACGGCCAGCCCGGCCAGGAACAGCGGCACCGCCCGGTTGAGGATGACCACGATCGACTGCACCTGCTGCGACGGGCTGTCGCCGAGGTCGGTCATGACGCCGAACGCCCGGGCCGGGTCCTCCCCGATGAGCGCGATGACCACCGCGGAGATGACCAGCGCGACGACGACGGCGAGCACCGGGCCGAACAGCGACAGCGCCACCCGGCGCAGACCACTCATGCCGCACCCGCCGTGCGCGCGCCGGTCATGTGCCCGCCCAGCTCCTCGGGGGTGACCTGGCCGGGGTCCAGGGTGGCCACCAGCCGCCCGCGCAGCATGACGTGCAGGGTGTCGGACAGGCCGATCAGCTCGTCGAGGTCGGCGGAGACCAGCACGATGCCCAGCCCCTCGGCGCGGGCGTCCTTGAGCAGCTCCCAGATCACCGCCTGGGCGCCGACGTCCACCCCCCGGGTCGGGTGGGCGGCGACCAGCAGCCGCGGGCCGGCGCTCATCTCGCGGCCGACGATCAGCTTCTGCTGGTTGCCGCCGGACAGCGCGACGGCGAGGGTGTCCGGCCCCGGGGCGCGGACGTCGTACTCGCGCATGATGCGGGCGGTGTCGGCGCGGGCGCCGCGGCGGTCGATGAAGGGGCCCTTGACCGCCGGTGGGCGGGTCTGGTGGCCGAGGATGCGGTTCTCCCACAGCGGCGCGTCCAGCAGCATGCCCTGGCGGTGCCGGTCCTCGGGGATGAAGCCGACGCCGGCCTCCCGGCGGGCGCGGGTGCTCCAGCCGGTGACGTCCTGCCCGCCGAGCAGCACCGTGCCGGCGGCCAGGGGGCGCAGCCCCATGACGGCGTCGACGAGCTCGGCCTGGCCGTTGCCCTCGACGCCGGCGATGCCGACGACCTCGCCCTCGCGCACGGTGAGCGTGACGTCGTCCACCACCGGGCGCGCCCCAGCGTCGCGCACCGTCACGCCGGTCAGCTGCAGCACCGGGGTCTCGCGCACGGTCGACTCGCGGGTCTCCGGGGTGGGCAGCTCGGCGCCGACCATCAGCTCGGCCAGCTGGCGGGCCGTCGTCGTGCGCGGGTCGGCGGTGCCCACGGTGGTGCCGCGGCGGATGACGGTGATCGCGTCGGCGACCCGGCGGACCTCGTCGAGCTTGTGGGAGATGAACACGACCGTCAGGCCCTCCCGCTTGAGCTCGGCGAGGTTGGCGAACAGCTCGTCGACCTCCTGGGGCACGAGGACGGCGGTCGGCTCGTCGAGGATCAGGATGCGGGCGTCGCGGTAGAGCACCTTGGCGATCTCCACGCGCTGCCGGTCGCCGACGCCGAGGTCCTCCACGAGGGCGTCCGGCTGCAGCCCCAGGGCGTAGCGGTCGGAGATGTCGGTGATCCGGCGGCGGGCCTCGGCGAGGTCCAGCCGGCCGCCGCGGGTGGGCTCGCTGCCCAGGACGACGTTCTCCAGGACGGTGAAGTTGTCGGCCAGCATGAAGTGCTGGTGGACCATGCCGATGCCGGCGGCGATCGCGTCGGCCGGGCTGCGCAGGACCACCTCGCGGCCGTCGACGAGGATCTGCCCCTCGTCGGGGCGGTGCTCGCCGTAGAGGGTCTTCATCAGCGTCGACTTGCCGGCGCCGTTCTCGCCCACGACGGCGTGCACCTCGCCGCGGCGCACCCGCAGCTCGATGTCGCGGTTGGCCACGACGCCCGGGAACCGCTTGGTGATCCCGCGCAGCTCGACGGCGAGTGGGGCCTCGGCCGCCGCCGGCCGGCCGTGCGCTGGCGGGTCCGTTGCCGCCATGCCGGCACCTCCTCAGCTCGTGGGCCCGCCGGGAGGCGGGCGGTCACGGGTGGGACACCGGCCGGCGGGGTCGTCCGCCGCCGGGTCTCCGGCCCTGGGACTCGTGGGTATGGTGCCGCATCCCCGGCGGTCCGCAGGGGTCCGGGAGCGGCGCGGGCCCGGGCGGTGAGCGCCCGGGCCCGCGTCGCAGGCACCTCCACCGTGCGGGTGTCCCCCGCACGGGGTGTCACTCGATCGTCGTCGGGACCGTGATGGTGCCGTCGGTGATCTGCTGGGCGAAGCCGTCGACGTCGTCCTGGATGTCGTCGATGAAGCCGCCGGACGTGGCCAGCGCGATGCCCTCGGTGGACAGGTCGTTGAGCACGTCGGTGGCACCGGTGACGTTGCCCTCGGCGTAGTCGTTGATGAACTGCTCGACGGCGTTGTCGACCCGCTTGAGCATCGACGTCATGATCACCGCCTGCAGCGCCGGGTCGCTGACGGTCAGGAACTGGTCGGAGTCGACCCCGATCGCGCGGTTGCCGGAGGCCGCGGCGGCCTGGAAGACGCCGATGCCCGAGCCGCCCGCCGCGTGGTAGACGATGTCGGCCCCGGCGTCGTACATGCCCTGGGCCACGATCTGGCCGCGGGCCGGGTCGCTGAAGCCGGAGAAGTCACCGGCCGGCGAGATGTACTGCCGGTCGACGCGGATCTGCGGGTTCACCGCCTGCGCGCCGGCGACGTAGCCGGCCTCGAACTTCTCGATCAGCGGGCTCTCCACGCCGCCGACGAAGCCGATGTGGGCGGCCTCGCTCTTCAGCGCCGCGGCGACGCCGGCGAGGAAGGAGCCCTCCTCCTCGGCGAAGATCAGGCCGGTGACGTTCTCGCCCTTGGCGCCGTCGGCGTTGGACCCGTCGACCTGGGCGAAGGTGGTCTCGGGGAACTGCGGGGCGACCTCGGCGATGACCTCGTCGTAGTTGAAGCCGACGGCGATGACCGGGTCGAAGCCCTGCTCGGCCAGGCTGGCCAGGCCCTCGCCGCGGTTGGAGGCGTCCTCGTTGGGGCTGAACTCCTGCAGTTCGCCGCCGAGCGCGTCGACCGCCGCGGCGGCGCCGGTGTAGGCGGAGTCGTTGAACGACCGGTCGCCGCGGCCGCCGGTGTCGTAGGCCAGGCCCACCCGCAGCTCCTCGGCGGCCGGGCTGCCCCCGCCACCGCCCTCGCCGCCACCGGTCGCGGCGGTCTCGTCGCTGGCACAGGCGGCCAGGACCATGCTGCCTGCGATCAGCAGCGAGGCGGCCCTCATCTTGCGGCGCACGGCGTCTCCTCTCTGGGGACGGGCCGCACGCAGGAGGCGGCCCGCCCGGTGGGTCCGGGTCGTGCGTGACTGCCGGCGGACGCCGGTCCCCACAGCACGCGACCTGCGCACGCTAGCCGCGCGCGACGGCCCGGCGGACCCCGCGGAGGAGACCGAGACGGGATCGTTGCCTGGACCGGTGGGCGCCCGGCCCGCGGTCCACCCGCCGGTCAGCGGGCTGCGACCACCGCCCGACCGTCGGCCGGGGGCACCGCGGGGTCCGGCCCCTCGGCCACCACGCGGGCGTCGCCCTGCACCCCGGGCAGGGTCGCCGTCCACGCGGCGGTGAAGAAGGCGAACCGGCAGACGACGTTGAGCCAGATCAGGATGCCGACCGCGCCGCCGAACGCCGACGCGGTGACGCTGCCGGAGATCAACGACAGGTAGAGGCTGCCGATCAGCTTGAGCACCTCCAGGCCGGCGGCGCCGAACAGCGCGCCGGGCAGCAGCCGGCGCACCGGGTGGGCGGTCGAGGGCACCACCTTGAGCAGCCACAGGAAGACGACGACGTCGGTGGCCAGTGCCAGCGTGATGCCGAGCACCGCGGTGAGCAGCGGCAGGCCGGGGGCCTCGGCCAGGCCGGAGAGCTCCAGCAGCCACCCGGTCGCCTGGGTCACCAGTCCGGTGAACCCGAGGCCCAGCAGGCCGAGCAGCCCGAGGGCCACCAGCGCGAGCACGTCCTGCAGGTTGTCCCGCAGGAACTCCGGCTCGTCGACGCGGCCCTTCCAGGTGCGCTCCATCCCCAGCCGCAGCTTGTCCATGGCCCGCAGCCCGGCGTACAGGAAACCGGCCAGGCCGATCAGCCCGGTGAGGCCGGCCGACCCGACCGCCCCGCCGAGCTCGTCGGTGATCTGCCGGCCGGTCGAGCCGGGGAAGCTCTCCCGGATGGCGCTGTAGAGCTCCTGCTGCAGCAGCTCGTTGCCCGCCAGCACCAACCCGATGACCGACGCGACCAGCAGCAGCACCGGCACCAGGCCGAGGAAGACGAAGTAGGTGACGCCGGCGGCCATGAGGTCGCCCTGGGTGCGCTGGTACCGGCCGCCCGCGCGGGCCAGGTGGTCGAACCACGGCAGGCGGCGGCGCAGCCGGTCCACCCGGCGCTGCCACCGGGCGGGCAGCCCGGTCACCCGGGACCACCGCCCGCCGGGCGGCGGGCTCTCGGCGGCGGCGGGCGCGGGGCGCTCGGTCCGGGTGGCGCTCACCGCCCGAGTCTGCGGGCAGCCGGCGTCGGCCGCGCTCTGGCAACGTCGTGGAACGGCCACCCTCCAGGGACCCGCGTCGAGCCTGCGAGGCGTGGGGGGAAGGGTGGTCCTCCTAGTGCGGTGGGCCGGTGAGCGGGTACTCGGCGGCGACGGCCCACGAGCCGTCCGGCGTCTGCTCGAACTCGGTGAAGTGCTGCACCCGGAACTCCGCCGAGAGGTCGGCCAGACCGCAGTAGGCGAGCTCCAGCATGTCCGCCGCGACGTCGTGGGCCACGGTGACGTGCGGGTGGTACGGGTAGGCCAGCGACCGGGTCAGCGGTCCGCGGCGGACGTCGTTGGCGATCAGCTCGCAGTTGCCGATGCCGCGCGCCACGGCCACGAACACGACCGAGGAGACCGGCGCGAAGGTGCCCGTGCCGGACAGGTGCATGTCGAACGGCGGGTGGGCGCGGGCGACCTCGGCGAGGTGCCGGCTGATCGCCGCCCGGTCCCCCGCCGGCACCTCGGTGGGCGGCAGCAGCGTGACGTGCGGGGGCACCGACCCGGCCTGCGGGTCGCCGACCTTGGCCCGCCAGTCGACGAACAGCTGCGACCACGGCTCCGGGATGGGGACGACGACCCCGAGCACCGCCGTGCCCGTGCCCGTGACCGGTCGCGGCCGGACCGGTTCGAAGGAGAACGTGTCCTCGTTCACGCCGGCCCCGCCGCCGGTGGCAGGAAGCCCACCGCGTCGTGGGCGTCGGCGACCGTGCGGGTGGCCACCTCCCGTGCGCGGGTGGCACCCCGGGCGAGGGTGCGCTGCAGCTCGGCGGGGTCGTCGAGCAGCTCCCGGGTGCGCCGGCGCACCGGTGTGACGAAGTCGGTGACCACCTCCACCAGCTCCTTCTTCAGGTCGCCGTAGCCGCGGCCGGTAAAGTGCTCCTCCAGCTCGGTGACGGTGCGCCCGGACAGCGCGCTGTGGATGGCCAGCAGGTTCGTGACCCCCGGCTTGCCGTCCGGGTCCGCGACCACCTCCCGGCCGGTGTCGGTGACCGCCGAGCGGATCTTCTTGCCGGTCACCGCCGGGTCGTCGAGCAGGTCGATGCAGCCGGCCGGCGGCAGGCTCTTGCTCATCTTCCGGTCCGGCGACTGCAGGTCGAGGATCTTCGCGGTGCCCTGCACGATGTGTGCCTCGGGCAGGGTGAACGTCTGCCCGAAGCGGTTGTTGAACCGGGTGGCCAGGTCGCGGGTCAGCTCGAGGTGCTGGCGCTGGTCCTCACCGACCGGCACCCGGTCGGCCTGGTAGAGCAGGATGTCGGCGGCCTGCAGCACCGGGTAGGTGAACAGCCCGACCGAGGCGCCGGCGGTGCCCTCCCGCTGGCTCTTGTCCTTGAACTGCGTCATCCGGCTGGCCTCGCCGAAGCGGGCCACGCACTCCATCACCCAGGACAGCTGCACGTGTTCGGGGACGTGGCTCTGCACGAACAGCGTGCTGCGGTCCGGGTCCACGCCCAGGGCGAGCAGCTGGGCGGCGGAGACGAGAGTGCGCCGGCGCAGCGCGGCCGGGTCCCAGTCGACGGTGATCGCGTGCAGGTCGACCACGCAGTAGAAGGCCTCGTGGTCGACCTGCAGCGCCACCCACTGCCGCAGCGCACCCAGGTAGTTGCCGAGGTGGAAGGACTCCGCCGTCGGCTGGATGCCGGAGAGCACGCGGGGCCGTGACGTCTGGAGCGGTGGCACGACGGCCATCAAACCAGTTGGCGGACCGCCCTTCCCCCCGCGCCTCGCACGCTCGGCGCGGGTCCCCGGAGCGCGGCCGTCACGCGACGGCATCCAGGGCGGCGAGGAAGGCGTCGTCCTCCTCGGGCGTGCCGACGGTGACGCGGATCCCCTCGCCGGCGAACGGCCGGGTGATGACCGCGCGGGACTCCAGCGCGGCGGCCAGCCCGGCGGCCCGTTCCCCGACCGGCAGCCAGACGAAGTTGGCCTGGCTGTCGGAGACGTCCAGCCCGCGGGCGCGCAGCCCGGCGGTGAGCCGGTCCCGCTCGGCGGTCACCGCCGCGACGCGCCGGCGCACCTCCTCCTCGCTGGCCAGGGCGGCGACGGCGGCGGCTTGGGCCAGGGTGGAGACGCTGAACGGCACGTGCGTGCGGCGCACCGCCTCCGCGACGGCCGGGTCCTCCGCCACCAGGTAGCCGACCCGCAGCCCGGCCAGCCCCCAGGCCTTGGAGAAGGTGCGCAGCACCGCCACGTTGGGCCGGCCGCGCATCAGCTCCAGCCCGTCGGGGACGTCGGGGTCGGTCACGAACTCCCGGTAGGCCTCGTCGAGGACGACGAGGGTGTCGGCCGGGACGGCGTCCAGGAAGCGCTCCAGCGGCGCCCGGCGCACCGCCGTCCCGGTGGGGTTGTTCGGGTTGCACACGAAGACCACCCGCGTGCCGTCGTCCACGGCGGCGGCCAGGGCGTCCAGGTCGTGGGTGTCGGCCGGGCCCCCGGGGCGGCCGGGCACCAGCGGCACCTGCACGGCCCGCGCCCCGGCCACCCGGGCCAGCAGCGGGTACATCTCGAAGGACCGCCAGGCGAAGGCCATGGCCGTGCCCGGGTCGTTGAAGGACTGGGCGAGCTGCTGGCAGAGCATGACCGCGCCGCAGCCGGTCACGACCTGGGCGGGGTCGACGCCGTAGCGCTGCGCCAGCGCGCCGGTGAGGACGACGGCGCCGTTGTCCGGGTAGCGGTGGGTCTCCCCCGCCACGGCGGTGATGGCCTCGACGACGGCCGGCAGCGGCGGGAAGGCCACCTCGTTGCTGGCCAGCTTCACCGCCCGCTCGACGCCGATCTCGCGGGCGAGGTCGGCGGGGTTGCGTCCCGGCCGGTAGGCGGGCAGTGACTGCACCGCCGGTCGCGCGCTGACCACGTACGGACCTCCTGACCGCGCCCCCGCGTCGCGCGGGGTCGGGCCGCGCGCGGATCTAGGGTGGGGCGCATGCGCGTTCTCGTCGCCGGTGGGGCCGGCTACATCGGCAGCGTAGTCACCGCCGCACTGCTCGCGGGCGGCCACGAGGTGACCGTGCTGGACGACCTGTCCACCGGGCACGCCGACGCCGTCCCGGAGGGGGCCCGGCTGGCGCAGGCGTCGCTGCACGACTCCGCGCCCGTGCTGGCCGACGTCCGGCCCGAGGCGGTGCTGCACTTCGCGGCCAGGAGCCTGGTCGGGCAGTCCCAGGTGGAGCCGCAGGCCTACTGGGACACCAACGTGTGCGGGTCGCTGGCGCTGCTGGAGGCGATGCGCGCCGTCGACTGCCGGCGGATCGTGTTCTCCTCGACCGCGGCCACCTACGGCGAGCCCGAGCAGGTGCCGATCCGCGAGGACGCCCCCACCCGGCCGACCAACACCTACGGCGCCACCAAGCTCGCCGTCGACGCGATGCTCACCTCCTACGCGGCCGCGCACGACTTCGCGGCGGTGAGCCTGCGCTACTTCAACGTGGCCGGCGCCGCCCACGGCCGGGGCGAGCGGCACGCCACCGAGACCCACCTCATCCCGATCGCCCTGCAGGTCGCCGCCGGGCAGCGGGAGCACCTGACCGTCTACGGCGAGGACTACCCGACG
This window of the Geodermatophilus sp. DSM 44513 genome carries:
- a CDS encoding ABC transporter permease, which produces MSTQAPTRTGQPSRGPLTDLLMGGGRARRVVWLLAGLWLLFSLVRVVSGEQELTSSSTLSAALLLAVPIGLAALGGLWSERAGVVNIGLEGMMILGTWGAGWAGYQWGWAGAVVGGLVFGAAGGLLHAIATVTFGVDHVVSGVAINILAEGVVRFLSELLFTEGSGGGPTQSPSLSSEPPSFSLPVLSSGPDLLGDLERQGWFGVSDLAGLLRGLTSGVGLLTLAAVLLVPVSYLLLWRTAFGLRLRACGENPAAADSLGVPVYRLKYLAVIVSGALAGLGGVFLVFVAGIYREGQTGGRGFIGLAALIFGNWRPGGLAAGAGLFGFADALQLRSQTAVVALLLLVAVLLAGVAAYQARRRKIVQAVLAGAFAVAALVGFLTVERLPEGIVFFTPHLTTLLVLSLASQRLRPPKADGLVYRRGEH
- a CDS encoding ABC transporter permease — encoded protein: MSGLRRVALSLFGPVLAVVVALVISAVVIALIGEDPARAFGVMTDLGDSPSQQVQSIVVILNRAVPLFLAGLAVAVAFRMGLFNIGVEGQYRLATILAAAVGAAVALPGPLHVLLIVVVAMAVGALWAGIVGVLKVTRGVSEVISSIMLNFIALGLASFLLTGPLRGSPPGASIITTSEIPESGRVPSLNGLLTALGLAEPRSALHGFLPVAVVVGVVVAVLLQRTRFGFDLRATGLSPSAATASGVDARGMVVKTMLISGAIAGLIGLPDLLGVQYDYGTEFTAGLGFLGIAVALLGRSSPLGIALAALLFAFLDRAALPLQFADIPASVVTIIQGTIVLAVVVANEIARRLALRSAERAGATDGPGPDPGADGAAPPTAPDGGQRVQTGVPGTPEDVRR
- a CDS encoding ABC transporter ATP-binding protein, yielding MAATDPPAHGRPAAAEAPLAVELRGITKRFPGVVANRDIELRVRRGEVHAVVGENGAGKSTLMKTLYGEHRPDEGQILVDGREVVLRSPADAIAAGIGMVHQHFMLADNFTVLENVVLGSEPTRGGRLDLAEARRRITDISDRYALGLQPDALVEDLGVGDRQRVEIAKVLYRDARILILDEPTAVLVPQEVDELFANLAELKREGLTVVFISHKLDEVRRVADAITVIRRGTTVGTADPRTTTARQLAELMVGAELPTPETRESTVRETPVLQLTGVTVRDAGARPVVDDVTLTVREGEVVGIAGVEGNGQAELVDAVMGLRPLAAGTVLLGGQDVTGWSTRARREAGVGFIPEDRHRQGMLLDAPLWENRILGHQTRPPAVKGPFIDRRGARADTARIMREYDVRAPGPDTLAVALSGGNQQKLIVGREMSAGPRLLVAAHPTRGVDVGAQAVIWELLKDARAEGLGIVLVSADLDELIGLSDTLHVMLRGRLVATLDPGQVTPEELGGHMTGARTAGAA
- a CDS encoding BMP family ABC transporter substrate-binding protein produces the protein MRRKMRAASLLIAGSMVLAACASDETAATGGGEGGGGGSPAAEELRVGLAYDTGGRGDRSFNDSAYTGAAAAVDALGGELQEFSPNEDASNRGEGLASLAEQGFDPVIAVGFNYDEVIAEVAPQFPETTFAQVDGSNADGAKGENVTGLIFAEEEGSFLAGVAAALKSEAAHIGFVGGVESPLIEKFEAGYVAGAQAVNPQIRVDRQYISPAGDFSGFSDPARGQIVAQGMYDAGADIVYHAAGGSGIGVFQAAAASGNRAIGVDSDQFLTVSDPALQAVIMTSMLKRVDNAVEQFINDYAEGNVTGATDVLNDLSTEGIALATSGGFIDDIQDDVDGFAQQITDGTITVPTTIE
- a CDS encoding YihY/virulence factor BrkB family protein gives rise to the protein MSATRTERPAPAAAESPPPGGRWSRVTGLPARWQRRVDRLRRRLPWFDHLARAGGRYQRTQGDLMAAGVTYFVFLGLVPVLLLVASVIGLVLAGNELLQQELYSAIRESFPGSTGRQITDELGGAVGSAGLTGLIGLAGFLYAGLRAMDKLRLGMERTWKGRVDEPEFLRDNLQDVLALVALGLLGLLGLGFTGLVTQATGWLLELSGLAEAPGLPLLTAVLGITLALATDVVVFLWLLKVVPSTAHPVRRLLPGALFGAAGLEVLKLIGSLYLSLISGSVTASAFGGAVGILIWLNVVCRFAFFTAAWTATLPGVQGDARVVAEGPDPAVPPADGRAVVAAR
- a CDS encoding 2'-5' RNA ligase family protein, which codes for MNEDTFSFEPVRPRPVTGTGTAVLGVVVPIPEPWSQLFVDWRAKVGDPQAGSVPPHVTLLPPTEVPAGDRAAISRHLAEVARAHPPFDMHLSGTGTFAPVSSVVFVAVARGIGNCELIANDVRRGPLTRSLAYPYHPHVTVAHDVAADMLELAYCGLADLSAEFRVQHFTEFEQTPDGSWAVAAEYPLTGPPH
- the trpS gene encoding tryptophan--tRNA ligase — encoded protein: MPPLQTSRPRVLSGIQPTAESFHLGNYLGALRQWVALQVDHEAFYCVVDLHAITVDWDPAALRRRTLVSAAQLLALGVDPDRSTLFVQSHVPEHVQLSWVMECVARFGEASRMTQFKDKSQREGTAGASVGLFTYPVLQAADILLYQADRVPVGEDQRQHLELTRDLATRFNNRFGQTFTLPEAHIVQGTAKILDLQSPDRKMSKSLPPAGCIDLLDDPAVTGKKIRSAVTDTGREVVADPDGKPGVTNLLAIHSALSGRTVTELEEHFTGRGYGDLKKELVEVVTDFVTPVRRRTRELLDDPAELQRTLARGATRAREVATRTVADAHDAVGFLPPAAGPA
- the hisC gene encoding histidinol-phosphate transaminase; the protein is MVSARPAVQSLPAYRPGRNPADLAREIGVERAVKLASNEVAFPPLPAVVEAITAVAGETHRYPDNGAVVLTGALAQRYGVDPAQVVTGCGAVMLCQQLAQSFNDPGTAMAFAWRSFEMYPLLARVAGARAVQVPLVPGRPGGPADTHDLDALAAAVDDGTRVVFVCNPNNPTGTAVRRAPLERFLDAVPADTLVVLDEAYREFVTDPDVPDGLELMRGRPNVAVLRTFSKAWGLAGLRVGYLVAEDPAVAEAVRRTHVPFSVSTLAQAAAVAALASEEEVRRRVAAVTAERDRLTAGLRARGLDVSDSQANFVWLPVGERAAGLAAALESRAVITRPFAGEGIRVTVGTPEEDDAFLAALDAVA
- the galE gene encoding UDP-glucose 4-epimerase GalE, coding for MRVLVAGGAGYIGSVVTAALLAGGHEVTVLDDLSTGHADAVPEGARLAQASLHDSAPVLADVRPEAVLHFAARSLVGQSQVEPQAYWDTNVCGSLALLEAMRAVDCRRIVFSSTAATYGEPEQVPIREDAPTRPTNTYGATKLAVDAMLTSYAAAHDFAAVSLRYFNVAGAAHGRGERHATETHLIPIALQVAAGQREHLTVYGEDYPTPDGTCIRDYIHVEDLSDAHLLALTAPSPGEHRVYNLGNGTGFSVQQVVDAVREVTGHPVPVVVGERRAGDPAQLVASSERIRADLGWAPRHTDLAGIVRDAWDTARTRA